One part of the uncultured Bacteroides sp. genome encodes these proteins:
- a CDS encoding recombinase family protein, which translates to MKKKTALYCRVSSSQQTTDRQSIELLDFANNNNIQIDNDMIFKDIISGYSTFEERIAYNELLNKVNNGEICTILFSEFTRCSRNATELQQQIKDFQKKGVDLYFQKQNIWVRANTVDIGTQILIAVLSVVASYEVELFAERSIGGRIIKTKKGGHTGGFAPYGYDNVNKQLVINEEEAEVIRIIYKMYSEKKASPFICDYLNSKKIPSPYSARITTKQNERLENEEEEKEYKKYSENLKWRESSLNRLVKNTIYIGKRNFKFHEPEPSNKLPYNKRENRQILDEFEFVDEKLRIVTDELFNEVNELIYSRRCNKNLGIKHDNFVKHLLKCGHCGGNFGVGKNVPSVLENVARTYKCYNSISRKNKPKTCFVGGEMRQTKLDGLVLQLSLKMFAEINIENTTTNRIEANKKELVNFEHLLQNKESEFEQITNTYKRTVKRLLSVIDSDEEFSELIMEHKNKYDTEKNKLVNDIESTKKEIVKIKNVIKSLQNLSNSNNSSNYFKKQDVIRRDKELIREMVNEYISDIIVYKANSVWNIIVVKYTNGVELWGTVKSARYKNNELFYDEIFCKYGIEFQSWYIDNSLQSFNFNTENQTITYNGNDEQYKFDSGTYTFEQLNDILKNSDNYISFPLFEFESL; encoded by the coding sequence ATGAAAAAAAAGACAGCCCTGTATTGTAGAGTAAGCTCAAGTCAACAGACAACCGACCGACAGAGTATAGAATTATTAGATTTTGCTAATAATAATAATATTCAAATTGATAATGATATGATATTTAAAGATATTATTAGCGGTTATTCGACTTTTGAAGAAAGAATTGCATATAATGAACTATTAAATAAGGTAAATAATGGGGAAATTTGTACTATATTATTTAGCGAGTTTACTCGCTGTAGCCGCAATGCCACAGAGTTACAACAACAAATTAAAGATTTCCAAAAAAAAGGTGTTGATTTATACTTTCAAAAACAAAATATTTGGGTTCGTGCTAATACGGTTGATATTGGAACACAAATATTAATTGCTGTTTTGTCGGTGGTGGCTAGTTATGAAGTAGAACTATTCGCAGAAAGGTCTATAGGTGGTAGAATAATAAAAACAAAAAAAGGTGGTCATACTGGCGGCTTTGCTCCTTATGGTTATGATAATGTAAATAAACAATTAGTAATTAATGAAGAGGAAGCCGAAGTAATTAGGATTATATATAAGATGTATAGTGAAAAAAAAGCATCTCCTTTTATATGTGATTATTTAAACTCAAAAAAAATTCCTTCACCATATTCGGCAAGAATAACCACTAAGCAAAATGAAAGGTTAGAAAATGAAGAAGAAGAAAAAGAATATAAGAAGTATAGTGAAAATTTAAAATGGCGGGAATCCTCATTAAATAGGTTAGTGAAAAATACAATTTATATAGGGAAAAGAAATTTTAAATTTCACGAACCAGAGCCGAGTAATAAACTACCTTATAATAAAAGGGAAAATAGGCAAATATTAGATGAATTTGAATTTGTTGATGAAAAATTAAGAATCGTTACAGATGAATTATTTAATGAGGTAAATGAATTAATTTATTCAAGAAGATGCAATAAAAATCTAGGAATAAAACACGATAATTTTGTTAAACATTTATTAAAGTGTGGTCATTGTGGGGGAAATTTTGGAGTCGGAAAAAATGTACCTTCGGTACTCGAAAATGTAGCACGCACATATAAGTGTTATAATTCTATTTCAAGAAAAAATAAGCCTAAAACTTGTTTTGTCGGGGGCGAAATGAGACAGACTAAATTAGACGGCTTAGTTTTGCAACTAAGTTTAAAAATGTTTGCTGAAATAAATATAGAAAACACAACTACTAACAGAATTGAGGCTAATAAAAAAGAACTCGTAAATTTTGAACATTTGCTTCAAAATAAAGAAAGTGAATTTGAACAAATAACAAATACATATAAGCGAACTGTAAAGAGATTATTATCTGTAATTGATAGCGATGAAGAATTTTCTGAGCTTATAATGGAACACAAAAATAAGTATGATACTGAAAAAAATAAATTAGTAAATGATATAGAATCAACTAAAAAAGAAATTGTAAAAATTAAAAATGTAATTAAATCACTGCAAAATTTATCTAACTCTAATAATAGCTCTAATTATTTTAAAAAACAAGATGTAATTAGAAGGGATAAAGAACTAATTCGTGAAATGGTTAATGAATATATAAGTGATATAATAGTTTATAAGGCTAATTCAGTTTGGAATATAATCGTTGTGAAATATACTAATGGGGTAGAATTGTGGGGTACTGTGAAAAGTGCTAGATATAAGAACAATGAATTATTTTATGATGAAATATTCTGTAAATATGGAATTGAGTTTCAGAGTTGGTATATTGATAATTCATTGCAATCATTTAATTTTAATACAGAAAATCAAACAATTACATATAACGGTAATGATGAGCAATATAAATTTGATTCGGGTACATATACTTTTGAACAATTAAATGATATATTAAAAAATAGTGATAATTATATTAGTTTCCCACTTTTTGAATTTGAAAGTTTATAG
- a CDS encoding head-tail connector protein, producing the protein MYINLNIAKQHLNIDSSYTEEDSYIQQLIDVAEDVVCQSINSDTLLLITNATGETINQIPKSLQQATLLMVGQFYANREPVAFASVNKVPLAFDYLISLYRKY; encoded by the coding sequence ATGTATATCAATTTAAATATAGCAAAACAACACTTAAATATTGATTCTTCATACACAGAGGAAGACAGTTATATTCAACAGCTTATAGATGTTGCGGAAGATGTTGTGTGCCAAAGCATTAACTCAGATACATTATTACTTATTACTAATGCAACAGGCGAAACAATTAATCAAATTCCCAAATCTTTACAGCAGGCAACACTTTTAATGGTCGGTCAATTCTATGCGAATAGAGAACCAGTGGCTTTTGCGAGTGTAAACAAAGTACCTCTAGCTTTTGATTATCTAATTTCATTATATCGTAAATATTAA
- a CDS encoding Hsp20/alpha crystallin family protein, giving the protein MMPVRRSQNWLPDVFNDLFDNNWMVKSSATAPAINVIETESEYKVEVAAPGMTKEDFNIRIDEDNQLVVSMEKKQENKEENKDGRYLRREFSYTKFQQTMYLPDNVVKDKIGAAMDNGVLTINIPKRTPEEEKKAQRVIEIK; this is encoded by the coding sequence ATGATGCCTGTTAGAAGATCTCAAAATTGGTTACCTGACGTATTTAATGATTTATTCGACAACAACTGGATGGTCAAATCAAGTGCTACAGCTCCTGCTATCAACGTAATTGAGACTGAGAGTGAATATAAAGTAGAAGTTGCTGCTCCAGGAATGACAAAAGAAGATTTCAATATCAGAATAGATGAAGATAATCAGTTGGTTGTCTCCATGGAGAAGAAACAAGAAAACAAAGAAGAAAACAAGGATGGCCGTTATCTGAGGCGTGAATTCTCTTACACTAAATTTCAACAAACAATGTATCTTCCTGACAATGTTGTAAAAGATAAAATCGGAGCAGCAATGGATAATGGGGTACTGACGATTAATATACCGAAAAGGACTCCAGAGGAAGAAAAGAAAGCTCAAAGAGTTATTGAGATAAAATAG
- a CDS encoding phage tail tube protein — protein MIINGTDLNLFISGTTGYTAIAAAKSCSLDITAGVIETSSKDSGKWSEKIAGRLSYKVSTSNMYTDDTANGYAKLFTLMTNNTPVLFAYSTDKATKGYIGTAIITNLNNSGEMDGAATITCDMEGTGALTPRA, from the coding sequence ATGATAATTAACGGAACTGATCTAAATCTATTCATAAGTGGTACAACTGGTTACACTGCAATTGCAGCAGCAAAAAGTTGTTCATTAGACATTACAGCGGGTGTTATTGAAACATCCTCTAAGGATTCTGGTAAATGGAGCGAAAAAATTGCGGGAAGACTCTCTTATAAAGTATCAACAAGTAATATGTATACTGATGATACAGCTAACGGATACGCTAAACTATTTACCTTAATGACAAATAACACACCTGTTTTATTTGCTTACTCAACTGATAAAGCAACTAAAGGTTATATAGGTACTGCTATAATTACTAATCTCAATAATAGTGGTGAAATGGACGGAGCCGCAACTATCACATGTGATATGGAAGGCACAGGAGCTTTAACACCTAGAGCTTAA
- a CDS encoding HK97 family phage prohead protease encodes MKNTNIEQRYINSEIRALTTEEGSRTVEGYALIFNSLSELMQDEKTGILFKEIIAPEAITDEILKKSDIKCWLNHNEDRGILARNKFGKGSLFLSIDNKGLRYTFEAPKSALGEELLENLRRGDIDSSSFAFTIASGGDELEKQSDGTYIRTIKQFDRLHDCSPVYSPAYSSTSVKCRSLETAIEREKLEDYYNNLHMEIEEIIKDK; translated from the coding sequence ATGAAAAACACAAATATAGAACAAAGATATATTAATTCTGAAATTAGAGCATTAACAACTGAGGAAGGAAGCAGGACCGTAGAAGGTTATGCACTAATATTCAACTCATTGAGCGAACTAATGCAGGATGAAAAAACAGGAATTTTATTCAAAGAAATTATAGCACCTGAAGCAATTACGGATGAAATTCTAAAAAAAAGTGATATTAAATGCTGGCTTAATCACAACGAAGATAGAGGAATATTAGCACGTAATAAATTCGGTAAAGGTTCTTTATTCTTATCAATTGATAATAAGGGACTTAGATACACTTTTGAAGCCCCAAAAAGCGCACTCGGTGAAGAATTGTTAGAAAACTTGCGCAGGGGTGATATTGATAGTTCATCTTTTGCGTTTACAATCGCCTCAGGCGGTGACGAACTCGAAAAACAATCAGACGGAACTTACATAAGAACTATTAAGCAGTTTGATAGACTACACGACTGTAGCCCTGTGTATTCTCCCGCATATAGTTCAACCTCAGTTAAATGTAGATCACTTGAAACAGCAATAGAACGTGAAAAATTGGAAGACTATTATAATAATCTACACATGGAAATAGAAGAAATAATAAAAGATAAATAA
- a CDS encoding HNH endonuclease signature motif containing protein has translation MAYINLGPKKPRKDFRKKERQAVYNTKRWKELRTLKLMLNCLCEECEKMDKVTVATEVHHKDSFMKYQGIEREEKAFDIDNLESLCSDCHKKEHGKKDSEFRF, from the coding sequence ATGGCTTACATTAATTTAGGACCAAAAAAACCACGTAAAGACTTCAGAAAGAAAGAACGTCAAGCAGTGTATAATACTAAGAGGTGGAAGGAACTCAGAACACTTAAATTAATGCTAAATTGTCTCTGTGAGGAATGCGAAAAAATGGATAAAGTTACAGTAGCTACCGAAGTGCATCACAAAGATAGTTTTATGAAATATCAAGGAATTGAGAGAGAAGAAAAAGCCTTTGATATTGATAATTTAGAGTCTCTTTGCTCTGATTGTCATAAAAAAGAGCACGGAAAAAAAGATAGTGAATTTAGATTTTAA
- a CDS encoding phage major capsid protein, giving the protein MKDFKLIRAISAIVNNQPLDEMAQAINNQGISEMRKAGQNYSGQILLPLGDVESRDISALGNGSANIATDKLGIVTALRNNLTLSAAGAQFMSGLIGNVSIPTYSGSNVAWAGETSAASDGAGTFAEVDLAPKRLTAYLDISKQFLNQDSNSAEELLMNDLVAAISEKLEASILSNFSGSTTQPQGIFSVVAPVSAVTTYAKVVGLEEGLEGKNYGEKVWIVSPKAKSVYKTTQKGTNASMIMEGAEMDGYKVLTSNGLPTNGLVFGSFSDYVIGQWGAIDITVDQFTQAANGKIRLVVNAYFDAKPRRNSSFVTAFSA; this is encoded by the coding sequence ATGAAAGACTTTAAATTAATTAGAGCAATTAGCGCAATAGTAAATAATCAACCACTTGATGAAATGGCGCAAGCTATTAATAATCAAGGTATTAGTGAAATGAGAAAAGCAGGACAAAATTACTCAGGTCAAATTCTTTTGCCTTTGGGCGATGTTGAGAGCCGTGATATTTCAGCCCTTGGTAATGGTTCAGCAAATATCGCAACTGACAAACTCGGTATTGTTACAGCATTAAGAAATAATCTAACCTTATCAGCAGCAGGAGCTCAATTTATGAGTGGCTTGATTGGTAATGTATCAATTCCAACTTATTCGGGCTCTAACGTGGCTTGGGCTGGCGAAACCTCAGCAGCTTCTGACGGTGCGGGAACATTTGCAGAAGTTGATTTAGCACCAAAACGCCTCACAGCTTATTTAGACATCTCAAAACAGTTCCTTAATCAAGACAGTAATTCAGCAGAAGAGTTGTTAATGAACGATTTAGTTGCAGCAATTTCTGAAAAATTGGAAGCTTCAATTTTATCTAATTTCAGCGGTTCAACTACTCAACCTCAAGGAATTTTCTCAGTTGTTGCACCTGTTAGCGCAGTAACTACTTACGCTAAAGTTGTAGGACTTGAAGAAGGTTTAGAAGGAAAAAATTACGGCGAAAAAGTTTGGATTGTGTCACCTAAAGCGAAATCTGTTTACAAAACTACTCAAAAGGGTACAAATGCAAGTATGATTATGGAAGGTGCAGAGATGGACGGTTACAAAGTATTGACATCTAACGGTTTACCTACTAATGGTTTAGTATTTGGTTCATTCTCTGATTACGTAATCGGACAATGGGGCGCAATTGATATCACAGTAGACCAGTTCACACAAGCCGCTAACGGTAAAATTCGTTTGGTTGTTAATGCTTACTTTGACGCTAAACCTAGACGAAATTCTTCTTTCGTTACTGCTTTTTCAGCATAA
- a CDS encoding terminase TerL endonuclease subunit, with amino-acid sequence MSTLAQKNELEINEGNVTDYDFILDDILQFSDKFNIQKIYYDRYNSTQLVIQGTQLGLPFEIYSQSMLSMTVPTKELERLLIGTDKVIIDSNRINAYCFRNCKVEPDDNGNIKPKKENKASMQKIDGTIAMLCVLGGYLTTPQYSYNGI; translated from the coding sequence ATATCAACTCTGGCACAAAAAAATGAATTAGAAATTAATGAAGGAAATGTAACAGATTATGATTTTATTTTAGATGATATTTTACAATTTTCAGATAAATTTAATATTCAAAAAATCTACTATGATAGATATAATAGCACTCAACTTGTTATACAAGGAACTCAGTTAGGACTTCCATTTGAAATATATTCACAAAGTATGTTATCAATGACAGTACCAACAAAGGAATTAGAACGCCTGTTAATCGGAACGGATAAGGTAATTATTGACAGTAACAGGATAAATGCGTACTGTTTCAGAAATTGCAAGGTGGAACCAGATGACAACGGAAATATAAAGCCTAAAAAGGAAAATAAAGCAAGTATGCAAAAAATTGATGGCACAATAGCGATGCTATGCGTTTTAGGGGGCTATCTAACTACACCTCAATACTCATATAATGGTATATAA
- a CDS encoding phage portal protein, which produces MNFNFLKRNKKDVQIEQRSFADSFGFNGVTSYSAGVDSAMRLSAVYRAVDLISDSIAMLPAYVNIDKGGYKVKYTEHSAYKLVNQSPSPLMSRYQWIKLLVSSVLLRGNGYSYIKRDTKGNAIELQFLRPELVTVNYNELTNKLSYSTPAVKGIIEPCNMIHLVKNSYNGVYGISVLSYAYNTLCISSDTEKQAGDFFKSGCNLSGYIQTTGPMKDDQISDLKSKWQQTYNGVAGGVAVLSNGMSYTPIQITNKDAQLLESRQFNLTDIARFFGLSPVLLGDLTHSSYSTIEATQLAFLSQTLQPWIDLIELEFSRKLFRPSENNLSVNIDETKLIKTDKAALATYYQQLFNISAITPNEIRQEIGLEAIAGGDKTYMQLNMTSTESISKDEKNTEK; this is translated from the coding sequence ATGAATTTTAATTTTTTAAAACGAAATAAAAAAGATGTACAAATAGAACAACGCTCTTTTGCGGACTCATTCGGGTTTAACGGTGTAACTTCATATTCGGCTGGTGTTGATTCTGCTATGAGACTGAGCGCAGTATATAGAGCTGTAGACTTGATTAGTGATTCAATTGCAATGTTACCCGCTTATGTTAATATTGACAAAGGAGGCTATAAAGTTAAATATACTGAGCACTCAGCATATAAGTTAGTTAATCAATCGCCTAGCCCATTAATGAGCCGTTACCAATGGATTAAATTACTAGTTAGTAGTGTATTGCTGAGGGGTAATGGCTATAGTTATATCAAGCGAGACACAAAAGGCAACGCAATTGAATTGCAATTTCTTAGACCTGAACTTGTTACGGTTAATTACAATGAGTTGACGAATAAATTATCTTATTCAACACCCGCAGTAAAAGGAATTATTGAGCCCTGTAATATGATTCACCTAGTAAAAAATAGTTATAACGGTGTGTATGGTATATCAGTATTAAGTTATGCGTATAATACACTGTGTATCAGTTCAGATACAGAAAAACAAGCTGGCGACTTCTTTAAATCAGGTTGTAATTTGTCGGGCTATATTCAAACTACAGGACCGATGAAAGACGACCAAATTTCAGATTTAAAATCAAAATGGCAACAGACCTACAACGGTGTTGCGGGCGGTGTTGCTGTGTTAAGTAATGGGATGAGTTACACACCGATTCAAATCACAAATAAAGATGCACAATTACTAGAAAGTAGACAATTTAATTTAACTGATATAGCACGCTTTTTTGGCCTTAGTCCAGTTCTTCTTGGTGATTTAACACACAGTTCTTACAGCACTATAGAAGCTACACAGTTAGCTTTTCTTAGTCAGACCTTGCAGCCTTGGATTGACCTCATAGAGTTAGAATTTAGCCGCAAATTATTTAGACCTAGTGAAAACAATCTATCTGTAAATATTGATGAAACTAAATTAATTAAAACTGATAAGGCAGCATTAGCAACTTACTATCAACAGTTGTTTAACATCTCAGCTATCACACCGAACGAGATTCGTCAAGAGATTGGATTAGAAGCGATTGCAGGCGGTGACAAGACTTATATGCAGCTAAATATGACTAGTACAGAATCAATTTCAAAAGATGAAAAAAATACAGAAAAATAA
- a CDS encoding acyltransferase family protein, with product MKNNTISICKGIGIILMVIGHSACPAFMGRFIYSFHMPLFFIASGYFFSTKYTDDKLLFIKKRFKGLYLPFVKWSLIFLFLHNLFFKANILNARFGRSELFSSEDIIKKAFNIITSMGDYEQTFLGTFWFLRALFISSILFCLLFYLIKKLFNLRNTNTALLICLIAFISGFIMSLWRIKLPYIPQGGIREIYGIFYFGVGFIFRNSRINENLKYDNAILISSFILVCIISYINPTSLASNPKLKLYLGTFIPAILGWIMTYKFSSWFDRRKSYNIAYLTIKKSLLYLGNNTMPIIVLSILSYKIVSYIKIAYYGLDPLLIGCHPVISWRNNIFWIFYSIIGLTVPLLLNYLFSRTRFLRFLSFKQ from the coding sequence ATGAAAAACAATACAATTAGTATTTGTAAAGGTATTGGTATAATATTAATGGTAATAGGGCATTCAGCTTGTCCTGCTTTTATGGGCCGTTTTATTTATAGCTTTCATATGCCTTTATTCTTTATTGCTTCCGGTTATTTCTTTTCTACAAAATATACAGATGATAAACTATTATTTATTAAAAAGAGGTTTAAAGGATTGTATTTACCATTTGTAAAATGGAGCCTGATATTTCTTTTTCTGCATAACCTATTTTTCAAAGCCAATATTTTAAATGCTCGTTTTGGTCGTTCAGAATTATTTAGTTCTGAGGATATTATAAAGAAAGCGTTCAACATAATAACCAGCATGGGCGACTATGAACAAACATTTTTAGGCACATTTTGGTTCTTACGTGCATTGTTTATATCAAGCATCTTATTTTGCCTTCTTTTTTATCTTATCAAAAAGCTATTTAATTTGAGGAATACGAATACAGCTCTATTGATTTGCTTAATTGCATTTATATCCGGATTTATAATGTCTTTATGGAGAATTAAGCTTCCATACATACCTCAAGGCGGAATCAGAGAGATATATGGTATATTCTATTTTGGCGTAGGTTTTATATTTCGTAATTCTAGAATAAATGAGAATCTAAAATATGATAACGCAATATTAATATCGTCATTTATTCTAGTTTGTATAATCTCATATATAAATCCTACTTCATTAGCATCTAATCCCAAATTAAAGTTGTACTTAGGAACATTTATACCCGCAATTCTGGGATGGATTATGACATACAAATTTTCGTCATGGTTTGATCGCAGAAAGAGTTACAACATTGCGTATTTAACGATAAAGAAATCTCTTTTATATCTGGGAAACAACACAATGCCCATTATAGTACTCAGTATTCTGAGTTATAAAATCGTCAGTTATATAAAAATTGCTTATTATGGTCTCGACCCATTATTGATTGGATGCCATCCGGTAATATCCTGGCGAAATAATATTTTCTGGATCTTTTATTCTATTATCGGCTTAACAGTTCCATTACTCCTAAATTACTTATTCTCGCGAACCAGGTTCTTGAGATTCCTATCTTTTAAACAATAG
- a CDS encoding phage head closure protein, protein MQAGLLKYLIEIQKVNTNKDIYGAESESWVTNVNCKADIKFNSGNKVVQNSEVVITNQLTFVIRYYVDINESMRIIYDKKKYRIISIDSDNRLMKKTIIAELINE, encoded by the coding sequence ATGCAGGCAGGATTATTAAAATATTTAATTGAAATTCAAAAGGTTAATACAAATAAAGATATTTACGGGGCTGAGTCTGAAAGTTGGGTAACTAATGTAAATTGCAAAGCTGATATTAAATTCAACTCAGGTAATAAAGTAGTACAAAATAGTGAAGTTGTGATAACTAACCAATTAACCTTTGTAATCAGGTATTATGTTGATATAAACGAGTCTATGCGAATTATTTACGACAAAAAAAAGTATAGAATTATTAGTATTGACTCAGACAATCGGTTAATGAAAAAAACAATAATCGCAGAGTTAATTAATGAATAA
- a CDS encoding DUF3168 domain-containing protein, whose protein sequence is MSLLINKAISNILTTSTELKNKVGSNIYALIAPDSVTFPFIVYKRNNLTPEYSKDGLAYNNTDIQVIIGAANYTDSVEVAQLVRNSLELKKGIFAGINIIECKLTSAEEDFVENSFAQSLTFSIKSL, encoded by the coding sequence ATGAGTCTATTAATCAATAAAGCAATATCTAATATATTAACAACTTCAACAGAATTAAAAAATAAAGTTGGGTCTAATATCTATGCACTTATTGCACCTGATTCGGTTACTTTTCCTTTTATTGTTTATAAGAGAAATAATTTAACACCTGAATATTCCAAAGATGGATTAGCTTATAATAATACTGATATTCAAGTAATTATAGGAGCAGCTAACTATACTGATAGTGTGGAAGTTGCACAACTTGTAAGAAATAGCCTGGAACTGAAGAAAGGAATTTTTGCAGGAATAAATATTATTGAATGTAAACTTACAAGTGCTGAGGAAGATTTTGTAGAAAATTCTTTTGCTCAGAGCTTAACTTTTTCAATAAAATCTTTATAA
- a CDS encoding terminase large subunit, with the protein MNINNIEEQEYYKYAEDVLAGKITAGRYIKLACSRFFSLLQNEDYYFDIEAVNRVVEFIGLIKHYLGKYAGKPFILQPWQTFIIANIYGFYYKESKKRLCRSVYILMARKQGKSALAAGLSLFHLIADGEQAGEIYFAANSREQAKILLNITTSFARSLDPKLKLLEIYRDTIKFKAANSFIKVVSSDTKKLDGLNVSFCVCDELHEATNSKMIDIFTGSMGMREQPLIMTISTAGFNLDSICKQLYDANIEILENIKQDDSMFSFIYQLDNEDKWDDEKCWSKSNPNLDVTVTSEYLRGEIKKAKNITSLETSVKTKNLNMWCSSSAVWIPEKYIKKATQKIDLEDFKNCDCYIGLDLAATQDLTCLSLMLLKDNKYYFYNKYYLPSSALEGNPNSFKYQLWHKKMN; encoded by the coding sequence ATGAATATCAATAACATAGAAGAACAAGAATATTACAAGTATGCTGAGGACGTATTAGCGGGCAAAATAACAGCGGGACGATATATTAAATTAGCGTGTTCCCGCTTTTTCTCTCTGTTACAAAATGAAGATTATTACTTTGATATTGAAGCGGTTAATAGAGTTGTTGAATTTATAGGCTTGATTAAACATTACCTGGGCAAATATGCAGGTAAACCGTTTATTCTACAACCTTGGCAGACCTTTATAATTGCCAATATTTACGGATTTTATTATAAAGAATCAAAAAAAAGACTCTGTAGGTCTGTATATATATTAATGGCTCGAAAACAAGGAAAAAGCGCACTGGCAGCAGGATTGAGTTTATTCCATTTAATAGCGGACGGAGAGCAAGCAGGCGAAATATATTTTGCAGCTAATTCGAGAGAACAAGCAAAAATATTATTAAATATAACGACTTCATTTGCAAGAAGTTTAGACCCAAAATTAAAACTACTTGAAATTTACAGAGACACAATAAAATTTAAAGCAGCTAATTCATTTATTAAAGTAGTTTCAAGTGACACAAAAAAACTAGATGGACTCAATGTTTCATTTTGTGTATGTGATGAGCTGCACGAAGCTACTAATAGTAAAATGATTGACATATTTACAGGGTCTATGGGGATGCGTGAACAGCCTCTTATAATGACTATTTCAACAGCAGGCTTTAATTTAGATAGTATATGTAAACAATTATATGATGCTAATATTGAAATTCTTGAAAATATTAAACAGGATGATTCAATGTTTTCTTTTATTTATCAACTTGATAATGAGGATAAATGGGACGATGAAAAATGCTGGAGCAAGTCTAATCCTAACCTAGATGTTACTGTAACTAGTGAATATTTAAGAGGTGAAATAAAAAAAGCTAAAAATATAACCAGTTTAGAAACAAGTGTAAAAACTAAGAATTTAAATATGTGGTGTAGTTCTTCGGCTGTTTGGATTCCAGAAAAATATATTAAAAAAGCAACTCAAAAGATTGATTTAGAGGATTTTAAAAATTGTGATTGTTACATAGGTTTGGATTTAGCCGCAACACAAGATTTAACTTGTTTGTCTCTAATGTTACTTAAAGATAATAAATACTATTTCTATAATAAATATTATCTACCTAGTTCAGCTCTGGAAGGCAACCCAAACAGCTTTAAATATCAACTCTGGCACAAAAAAATGAATTAG
- a CDS encoding P27 family phage terminase small subunit yields the protein MKKNKLEKETVSYMAAIRTFLIKNFGEINEEWKGSLLILEQNFNLFIKCKNQIEVDGLTVTDRFGALVKHPLIKVMQDANIQVIKLTDLFGLSLKSNQNLSINDKKEDENDVLTQFLKKSIEKR from the coding sequence ATGAAAAAAAACAAATTAGAAAAAGAAACAGTCTCTTACATGGCAGCAATAAGAACATTTTTAATCAAAAATTTTGGTGAAATAAATGAAGAATGGAAAGGATCTTTGTTAATACTTGAACAAAATTTTAATCTATTTATAAAGTGCAAAAATCAAATTGAAGTGGATGGGCTAACCGTTACGGACCGATTCGGTGCACTGGTTAAACATCCATTAATCAAAGTGATGCAGGACGCTAATATTCAGGTTATTAAATTGACAGATTTATTTGGATTAAGTTTAAAATCAAATCAAAATTTATCAATAAATGACAAAAAAGAAGATGAAAATGACGTTCTAACACAATTTTTAAAAAAGTCAATTGAAAAAAGATAA